Below is a window of Senegalia massiliensis DNA.
GTATCTCCTATATTTTTTATTATAATATCTCCTACATTTATAGGGGATGTTACAGTAACCTGATTTATGAAATCCATAATCTCGAATATCTTATCTTTAGGAACTGCGTCTTTTGTCTTTACTGGAAGTCTTTCTAATAACCCATCTTTTACTTTAACGGTTGATGTAATAATACGTGTAGGGTTTTTCATTTCTTTTATACCATAGGACTCGCCTCTATTACATTTATTTCCACTTACTCTATATCCCTCTTGTCTTTCTTCGTCTTTTTCTATAAGCAAACTACATCCTATAGGACATACTATACAAGTTATTCTTTTATTATCCATATTATAATTCC
It encodes the following:
- a CDS encoding DUF1667 domain-containing protein, translated to MDNKRITCIVCPIGCSLLIEKDEERQEGYRVSGNKCNRGESYGIKEMKNPTRIITSTVKVKDGLLERLPVKTKDAVPKDKIFEIMDFINQVTVTSPINVGDIIIKNIGDTGVDLVSTRDMK